In Sander lucioperca isolate FBNREF2018 chromosome 12, SLUC_FBN_1.2, whole genome shotgun sequence, one DNA window encodes the following:
- the fmnl3 gene encoding formin-like protein 3 isoform X1, producing MGNIESVDGQSEMKHHIMPLKVPMPDPTELEEKFAIVLSSMNLPPDKARLLRQYDNEKKWDLICDQERFQVKNPPHTYIQKLRGYLDPGVTRKKFRRRVQESTKVLRELEISLRTNHIGWVREFLNDENRGLDVLVEYLSFAQCAVMLDFEGLENGEDGFLDKAKSWSRSIEDLHHTSTQPFCNTLVRSARQSVLRYGTVPNSKTIKNSRLVSQKDDVHVCIMCLRAIMNYQYGFNMVMSHAHAVNEIALSLNNKNSRTKALVLELLAAVCLVRGGHEIILSAFDNFKEVCKEKQRFERLMDYFRCEEGNIDYMVACMQFINIVVHSVEDMNFRVHLQYEFTKLGLDDYLEKCKHTESDKLSVQIQAYLDNVFDVGGLLEDAETKNAALEKVEELEEHLSHVTEKLLELENETMMKVADLEKVLLQKDKDLHAIRETYESTNTQVTTLRRVIKEKDAAFQRHFNIERRLLELEQQGTIRLHKKADGDIAIEPLGVGGGGGVGSSGLGIPLGDMRQLSLGSTAGLTEPGGPDTSLPPASEAPPPPPPPPPPPPPLPSASDHNAPVPPPPPPPAPPLPDASPSVILSVGLSAIRIKKPIKTKFRLPVFNWTALKPNQINGTVFNEIDDERVLEELDLERFEELFKTRSQGPVMDLSCTKSKVAQKTVNKVTLLDANRSKNLAITLRKANKTTEEICKAIEKFDLKALPVDFVECLMRFLPTEGEVKVMRQYERERRPLDQLAEEDRFMLFFSKIERLTQRMNIITFVGNFSDNINMLTPQLNAVIAASGSVKSAPKLKRVLEIILALGNYMNSSKRGCVYGFKLQSLDLLLDTKSTDRKMTLLHYIALILKEKYPELANFYNELHFVEKAAAVSLENVLLDVRELGKGMDLIRRECSLHDHSVLKGFVQTSDTQLDKLQKDAKTAEEAFNNVVNYFGESAKTTPPSVFFPVFVRFIKAYKDAVEENEQRKKQEEAMREKLLAQEAKQHDPKVQAQKKRQQQEELIAELRKRQAKDHRPMYEGKDGTIEDIITVLKSVPFTARTAKRGSRFFCEANICDDANC from the exons AGTTCTATGAACCTGCCTCCAGACAAAGCACGCCTCCTCAGACAGTATGACAATGAGAAAAAGTGGGACCTGATCTGCGACCAG GAGAGATTTCAGGTGAAGAATCCACCACACACCTACATCCAGAAGCTACGAGGATACTTAGACCCTGGAGTCACACGAAAG AAGTTTCGCAGGCGGGTGCAGGAATCTACAAAAGTCTTGAGGGAGCTGGAGATCTCACTAAGGACAAACCACATTGG GTGGGTCAGGGAGTTCTTGAATGATGAGAACAGAGGTCTTGATGTCCTGGTGGAGTACCTCTCCTTTGCCCAGTGTGCTGTCAT GTTGGATTTTGAGGGGCTGGAGAATGGGGAGGATGGCTTCTTGGACAAGGCTAAATCTTGGAGTAGGTCCATAGAAGATCTGCATCACACCAGCACCCAACCCTTCTGCAACACACTGGTGCGCTCTGCCCGCCAGTCTGTCCTCCG CTATGGCACGGTTCCCAACAGCAAAACCATCAAGAACTCCCGCCTTGTGAGCCAAAAAGATGATGTGCATGTATGCATCATGTGCTTGAGAGCAATCATGAATTACCAG TATGGCTTCAATATGGTCATGTCTCACGCACACGCAGTCAATGAAATTGCTCTCAGCTTGAACAATAAGAACTCACG GACGAAAGCCTTGGTCCTTGAGCTGCTGGCTGCCGTCTGTCTAGTCCGAGGAGGTCACGAGATCATCCTCTCAGCATTTGACAACTTCAAAGAG GTGTGTAAGGAGAAGCAACGCTTTGAGAGACTGATGGATTACTTCCGCTGTGAGGAGGGAAACATTGACTACATG GTTGCTTGCATGCAGTTTATCAACATTGTGGTCCACTCAGTCGAGGACATGAACTTCAGAGTCCATCTACAGTATGAATTCACCAAGCTGGGACTGGATGATTATCTGGAG AAATGTAAACATACGGAGAGTGACAAGCTGTCAGTGCAGATCCAGGCCTACCTGGATAACGTGTTTGACGTGGGTGGTCTGCTGGAAGATGCGGAGACGAAGAATGCAGCTCTGGAGAAGGTAGAGGAACTGGAGGAGCACCTGTCCCAT GTGACAGAGAAGCTCCTGGAGCTTGAGAATGAAACAATGATGAAAGTAGCTGATCTGGAGAAGGTGCTCCTTCAGAAAGATAAGGACCTGCATGCAATACGG GAGACGTACGAGTCGACCAACACCCAGGTCACCACCCTGAGGAGGGTGATCAAGGAGAAGGATGCCGCTTTCCAGAGGCACTTCAACATCGAGAGGCGGCTCCTGGAGCTTGAGCAGCAAGGCACCATCCGTTTGCACAAGAAGGCTGATGGAGACATTGCCATCGAGCCGCTGGGTGTCGGGGGTgggggaggtgttgggagtagTGGCCTTGGGATTCCACTGGGTGACATGAGGCAGCTGTCTTTGGGTTCAACAGCTGGGTTAACTGAACCAGGGGGACCAGACACTAGTTTACCACCAGCCAGTGAAgcccctccacctcctccaccacctccaccacctcctcctcctcttccctctgCCTCAG ATCACAATGCACCAGTCCCACCACCGCCACCTCCTCCCGCTCCACCTCTGCCAGACGCTTCTCCATCAGTTATCCTGAGTGTGGGTCTCTCAG CTATCCGAATCAAGAAGCCAATCAAGACCAAGTTCCGTCTGCCTGTGTTTAACTGGACAGCCTTGAAGCCCAATCAGATCAACGGCACAGTCTTCAACGAGATTGATGATGAGCGTGTGCTCGAG GAGCTGGATCTGGAGAGGTTTGAGGAGCTGTTTAAGACCAGATCCCAGGGTCCGGTTATGGATCTTTCCTGCACAAAGAGCAAAGTAGCCCAGAAGACAGTAAACAAAGTCACCCTTTTGGATGCCAATCGCTCCAAGAACTTAGCCATCACACTGCGAAAGGCAAACAAGACCACAGAAGAGATCTGCAAAGCAATAGAGAA GTTTGACCTCAAGGCCTTACCCGTTGACTTTGTGGAGTGCCTGATGCGTTTCTTGCCCACGGAGGGGGAGGTGAAGGTGATGCGTCAGTACGAGCGTGAGCGGCGTCCACTGGACCAGCTAGCTGAGGAAGATCGCTTCATGTTGTTTTTCAGCAAGATTGAGAGGCTCACGCAGAGAATGAACATCATCACCTTTGTTGGGAACTTTTCTGACAACATCAACATGCTCACACCACAGCTCAATGCAGTAATTGCTGCTTCTGGCTCAGTGAAATCCGCACCAAAGTTGAAAAGAGTGCTCGAG ATCATCCTAGCTTTGGGAAACTACATGAACAGCAGCAAGCGAGGCTGCGTTTATGGCTTCAAATTACAAAGTCTTGATCTT CTGCTGGACACTAAGTCTACAGACAGGAAGATGACGTTGCTCCATTACATAGCTCTCATTTTGAAAGAGAAGTACCCTGAACTGGCCAACTTTTACAACGAACTGCACTTTGTGGAAAAAGCTGCAGCAG TATCTCTGGAAAATGTGCTGCTGGATGTTCGAGAGCTAGGGAAAGGCATGGACTTGATACGGAGAGAGTGCAGTCTCCATGACCATTCGGTCCTGAAAGGCTTCGTCCAGACCAGTGACACACAGCTGGACAAGCTGCAGAAGGACGCCAAGACAGCAGAG GAAGCCTTTAACAATGTGGTGAACTACTTCGGAGAGAGTGCCAAGACGACTCCGCCCTCAGTGTTCTTCCCCGTGTTTGTGCGCTTTATTAAGGCCTACAAG GATGCAGTGGAAGAAAACGAACAAAGGAAAAAGCAGGAGGAAGCAATGAGAGAAAAGTTACTGGCTCAGGAGGCTAAACAGCATGACCCCAAG GTCCAGGCCCAAAAGaagaggcagcagcaggaggagctgATCGCAGAGCTGCGCAAGCGGCAAGCCAAAGACCACCGGCCCATGTACGAGGGCAAGGATGGCACTATTGAGGACATCATCACAG TATTGAAGAGCGTGCCCTTCACAGCCCGCACTGCTAAACGTGGCTCACGGTTCTTCTGTGAAGCCAACATCTGTGACGACGCCAACTGCTAG